One Streptomyces sp. RerS4 DNA segment encodes these proteins:
- a CDS encoding SDR family oxidoreductase, whose amino-acid sequence MTALTNKTALVTGGSRGIGRAIAQRLGKEGALVALTYSSDEAAAKETVDAIEAAGGRAFAFRSALGVAGDADALWEAFDAEIGKHSDTAGLDILVNNAGIAGPGLIHEVTEADYDKVFAINAKAPFFIIQKGLERLRDGGRIINISSGVTKVAFPGMTSYAASKGAVEVLTLTLAQTLGSRQITVNAVSPGTIETDIHPWMADPAAKAHAAGFSVFNRVGQPADVADVVSFLASDDARWVTGQNIDVSGGSGLGI is encoded by the coding sequence ATGACTGCCCTCACGAACAAGACTGCTCTGGTCACCGGTGGCAGCCGGGGCATCGGCCGCGCCATCGCCCAGCGGCTCGGCAAGGAGGGCGCCCTCGTCGCCCTGACGTACTCCAGCGACGAGGCCGCCGCCAAGGAGACCGTCGACGCGATCGAGGCCGCGGGCGGCCGCGCCTTCGCCTTCCGCTCCGCCCTGGGTGTGGCCGGCGACGCCGACGCCCTGTGGGAGGCCTTCGACGCGGAGATCGGCAAGCACTCCGACACCGCGGGCCTGGACATCCTGGTCAACAACGCCGGCATCGCGGGCCCCGGTCTGATCCACGAGGTCACCGAGGCCGACTACGACAAGGTCTTCGCGATCAACGCCAAGGCCCCCTTCTTCATCATCCAGAAGGGCCTGGAGCGCCTGCGCGACGGCGGCCGCATCATCAACATCTCCTCCGGTGTCACCAAGGTCGCCTTCCCCGGCATGACCTCCTACGCCGCGAGCAAGGGCGCCGTCGAGGTGCTCACCCTGACCCTCGCCCAGACCCTGGGTTCGCGTCAGATCACCGTCAACGCCGTCTCCCCCGGCACCATCGAGACCGACATCCACCCGTGGATGGCCGACCCGGCCGCCAAGGCGCACGCCGCCGGCTTCTCGGTCTTCAACCGCGTCGGTCAGCCGGCCGACGTCGCCGACGTCGTCTCCTTCCTGGCCTCGGACGACGCCCGCTGGGTGACCGGCCAGAACATCGACGTCTCCGGCGGCTCCGGCCTCGGCATCTGA
- a CDS encoding NAD(P)H-binding protein has translation MNQNPVLVIGGTGKTGRRVVRQLTERGIPVKSASRKGETRFDWLDDTTWGPALEGVAGVYIVQNDTAPRTREFTEAAARAGVRRLVLLSARGVETPGYYGEDSSTSDAFLAGEAAVRESGLAWTILRPGWFAQNFDEGFFNEGVLAGELRLPAGDGVATWIDVEDIAAVAVAALTEDGHDGQVYELSGPRPVALDEVLSLIEAATGRKASYTALSTDEFVGELVAQGVSAPDAALWAAALHPVASGGEAKVSDGVRRALGRDARDFADFVKDAATAGAWRV, from the coding sequence ATGAATCAGAATCCAGTACTTGTCATCGGCGGCACCGGAAAGACCGGTCGTCGGGTCGTGCGCCAACTCACGGAGCGTGGAATTCCGGTCAAGTCCGCCTCCCGGAAGGGCGAAACCCGCTTCGACTGGCTCGACGACACCACCTGGGGCCCCGCCCTCGAAGGCGTCGCCGGCGTCTACATCGTCCAGAACGACACCGCGCCCCGCACCCGCGAGTTCACCGAGGCCGCGGCGCGCGCCGGCGTGCGCCGCCTCGTCCTGCTCTCCGCGCGCGGCGTCGAGACCCCCGGCTACTACGGCGAGGACTCCTCCACCAGCGACGCCTTCCTCGCCGGCGAGGCCGCCGTCCGCGAGTCCGGCCTCGCCTGGACGATCCTGCGCCCGGGTTGGTTCGCCCAGAACTTCGACGAGGGCTTCTTCAACGAGGGCGTCCTCGCGGGCGAGCTGCGCCTGCCCGCCGGCGACGGCGTGGCCACCTGGATCGACGTCGAGGACATCGCGGCGGTCGCGGTCGCCGCGCTGACCGAGGACGGCCACGACGGGCAGGTCTACGAACTCTCCGGGCCCCGCCCCGTCGCGCTCGACGAGGTGCTCTCCCTCATCGAGGCCGCCACCGGCCGCAAGGCCTCCTACACCGCCCTGTCCACCGACGAGTTCGTGGGCGAACTCGTCGCCCAGGGCGTCTCCGCCCCCGACGCCGCCCTGTGGGCCGCGGCCCTGCACCCCGTCGCGAGCGGCGGCGAGGCCAAGGTCAGCGACGGTGTCCGGCGGGCGCTGGGACGGGACGCCCGCGACTTCGCCGACTTCGTCAAGGACGCGGCCACCGCCGGGGCCTGGCGGGTCTGA
- a CDS encoding acyl-CoA carboxylase subunit beta has protein sequence MSIVEEAPLGPPAAATMASRVAELAELREAVEAGPSEKATQAQKNKGKLTVRERLELLFDKGTFTEVEAFRRHRATGFGLEDKKPHSDGVVTGWGQVNGRPVFAYAHDFRIFGGALGEAHAQKIHKLMDLAEKAGAPIVGLCDGAGARIQEGVTALAGYGGIFQRNVRNSGVIPQISVIMGPCAGGAAYSPALTDFVFMVRDTSQMFITGPDVVAAVTGEQITQDGLGGADVHASVSGVAHFAYDDEEHCLEEVRHLLSYLPSNNRELPPAELADDPQDRRTESLLDLVPADPNRAYDMHKVIEEISDHGEFFEVHERWAPNIICALTRLGGNVVGIVANQPQNMAGVLDIESSEKAARFVQMCDAFNIPLVSLVDVPGFLPGVDQEHNGVIRHGAKLLYAYCNATVPRISLVLRKAYGGAYIVMDSRSIGTDIALAWPINEIAVMGAEGAANVVFRREIAASDDPEATRAARIAEYRDELMHPYYAAERGLVDDVIDPADTRAALIGALEVLRGKHAPLPSRKHGNQPQ, from the coding sequence ATGAGCATCGTCGAGGAAGCGCCGCTCGGACCTCCGGCGGCCGCGACCATGGCGTCGAGGGTGGCGGAACTCGCCGAACTGCGCGAGGCGGTCGAGGCCGGCCCCAGTGAGAAGGCCACGCAGGCGCAGAAGAACAAGGGCAAGCTCACCGTCCGCGAGCGCCTGGAACTGCTCTTCGACAAGGGCACCTTCACCGAGGTGGAGGCGTTCCGCCGGCACCGCGCCACGGGCTTCGGCCTGGAGGACAAGAAGCCGCACAGCGACGGCGTCGTCACCGGTTGGGGCCAGGTCAACGGCCGCCCGGTGTTCGCGTACGCCCACGACTTCCGCATCTTCGGCGGCGCGCTCGGCGAGGCGCACGCCCAGAAGATCCACAAGCTGATGGACCTCGCGGAGAAGGCCGGCGCCCCCATCGTCGGGCTCTGCGACGGCGCGGGCGCCCGTATCCAGGAGGGCGTCACCGCCCTGGCCGGCTACGGCGGCATCTTCCAGCGCAACGTCCGCAACTCGGGCGTCATCCCGCAGATCAGCGTCATCATGGGCCCCTGCGCGGGCGGCGCGGCGTACTCGCCGGCGCTCACCGACTTCGTCTTCATGGTCCGCGACACCTCGCAGATGTTCATCACCGGCCCCGACGTCGTCGCGGCGGTCACCGGCGAGCAGATCACCCAGGACGGCCTCGGCGGCGCCGACGTGCACGCCTCCGTCTCCGGCGTCGCGCACTTCGCGTACGACGACGAGGAGCACTGCCTGGAGGAGGTCCGCCACCTGCTGTCGTACCTGCCCTCCAACAACCGCGAACTGCCGCCCGCCGAGCTCGCCGACGACCCGCAGGACCGGCGTACGGAGTCGCTGCTGGACCTGGTGCCGGCCGACCCCAACCGGGCGTACGACATGCACAAGGTCATCGAGGAGATCTCCGACCACGGGGAGTTCTTCGAGGTCCACGAGCGCTGGGCGCCGAACATCATCTGCGCGCTGACCCGACTCGGCGGCAACGTCGTCGGCATCGTCGCCAACCAGCCGCAGAACATGGCCGGCGTCCTCGACATCGAGTCCTCGGAGAAGGCCGCGCGCTTCGTGCAGATGTGCGACGCCTTCAACATCCCGCTGGTCAGCCTGGTCGACGTGCCCGGCTTCCTGCCCGGCGTCGACCAGGAGCACAACGGTGTGATCCGGCACGGCGCCAAGCTGCTGTACGCGTACTGCAACGCGACCGTCCCGCGCATCTCGCTGGTCCTGCGCAAGGCCTACGGCGGCGCGTACATCGTGATGGACTCGCGTTCCATCGGCACCGACATCGCGCTGGCCTGGCCGATCAACGAGATCGCGGTCATGGGCGCCGAGGGCGCCGCCAACGTCGTCTTCCGCCGCGAGATCGCCGCCTCCGACGACCCCGAGGCCACCCGGGCCGCGCGGATCGCGGAGTACCGCGACGAGCTGATGCACCCGTACTACGCGGCCGAGCGCGGCCTCGTCGACGACGTCATCGACCCGGCGGACACCCGCGCGGCGCTGATCGGCGCCCTGGAGGTGCTGCGCGGCAAGCACGCCCCGCTGCCCAGCCGCAAGCACGGCAACCAGCCCCAGTAG
- a CDS encoding APC family permease, with protein MSSSAASNSELASGTERRQLTRGQIVGLAVASMIPAVGLAAVPALMFVSAGNGSWLSALLSAAVTTFVGLSVITFARRHVAGGSLYSYLSLVFGPWARLVAAAALLLGYAAMIAGITMVIGVYVGSFLLSQGYAGGLELPVQLAVYAVALLIAVFFARRGVDVSVRAAVVLMAVAIPVVGVVVVASATTTGLHLAEQFSFEGGFSSSGVFQGMAAGATFLMGFESCAALARETKDPKRDVPFAVLGIPVLLGVVYLLATILQVPGLFASAERLAQGMSPAAALALNAGLGETFASATDLVLAVATFAGLIGFVNFGARFVATLSDDGLLPRRVGRPDPKHGSPATAVVTLSVIGFVVLAVAVIAYPDSLLSVYSALATLIVYLWVFPYVLICAAHVVLLARERARRPLAYVTAVLGGAAMAWVYLNGWVNPPAAPVDAMSWVALALIAVTLVALTLGRRGRTAPAPTPAPARDVSPPRGSASDADRVRA; from the coding sequence GCCCTGATGTTCGTCTCGGCCGGCAACGGCAGCTGGCTCTCCGCCCTGCTGTCGGCCGCCGTCACCACCTTCGTCGGCCTGTCCGTCATCACGTTCGCGCGCCGCCACGTCGCGGGCGGCTCGCTCTACTCCTACCTCTCCCTCGTCTTCGGCCCGTGGGCCCGCCTGGTGGCCGCCGCCGCCCTGCTGCTCGGCTACGCGGCGATGATCGCGGGCATCACGATGGTCATCGGCGTCTACGTCGGCAGCTTCCTGCTGTCCCAGGGCTACGCGGGCGGCCTGGAGTTGCCCGTACAGCTCGCCGTGTACGCCGTCGCCCTGCTGATCGCGGTGTTCTTCGCCCGGCGCGGCGTGGACGTGTCCGTGCGCGCCGCCGTGGTGCTGATGGCCGTCGCGATCCCCGTCGTCGGCGTGGTCGTGGTGGCGAGCGCCACCACCACCGGCCTGCACCTGGCCGAGCAGTTCTCCTTCGAGGGCGGCTTCTCCTCCAGCGGCGTCTTCCAGGGCATGGCGGCCGGCGCCACCTTCCTGATGGGCTTCGAGAGCTGCGCCGCGCTGGCGCGGGAGACCAAGGACCCCAAGCGCGACGTGCCGTTCGCGGTGCTCGGCATCCCGGTGCTGCTGGGCGTGGTGTACCTGCTGGCGACGATCCTCCAGGTGCCCGGCCTGTTCGCCTCGGCGGAGAGGCTGGCGCAGGGCATGTCGCCGGCGGCGGCGCTGGCGCTGAACGCCGGTCTGGGCGAGACCTTCGCGAGCGCCACGGACCTGGTGCTGGCCGTCGCGACGTTCGCCGGGCTCATCGGCTTCGTCAACTTCGGCGCGCGGTTCGTCGCCACCCTCTCCGACGACGGTCTGCTGCCGCGCCGGGTGGGGCGCCCGGACCCGAAGCACGGGTCGCCGGCGACCGCCGTGGTCACCCTGTCGGTGATCGGGTTCGTGGTGCTCGCCGTCGCGGTGATCGCGTACCCGGATTCGCTGCTGTCGGTGTACTCGGCGCTGGCGACCCTGATCGTCTACCTGTGGGTGTTCCCGTACGTGCTGATCTGCGCGGCGCACGTGGTGCTGCTGGCCCGGGAACGGGCGCGGCGACCGCTCGCGTACGTGACGGCCGTGCTCGGCGGCGCGGCGATGGCCTGGGTCTACCTCAACGGGTGGGTCAACCCGCCCGCCGCTCCCGTGGACGCGATGTCCTGGGTGGCGCTGGCCCTGATCGCCGTCACCCTGGTGGCCCTCACCCTCGGCCGGCGGGGCCGGACGGCGCCCGCCCCGACGCCGGCGCCGGCGCGGGACGTGTCGCCCCCGCGCGGGTCGGCGAGCGACGCGGACCGCGTCCGCGCCTGA